The following are encoded in a window of Suncus etruscus isolate mSunEtr1 chromosome 16, mSunEtr1.pri.cur, whole genome shotgun sequence genomic DNA:
- the LOC126032107 gene encoding 60S ribosomal protein L27-like yields MGKFMKPGKVVLVLAGRYSGCKVVIIKNIGNGTSDRPYSHALMTGIDHYPRKVTAAMGKKKIAKRSKIKSFVKVHNYNHLMPTRYSVDIPLDKTIVNKDVFRDPALKRKAHREAKVKFEKRYKTGKNK; encoded by the coding sequence ATGGGCAAGTTTATGAAACCCGGGAAGGTGGTCCTGGTGCTAGCTGGACGCTACTCAGGATGCAAAGTGGTCATCATCAAGAACATTGGTAATGGCACTTCAGACCGCCCCTACAGCCATGCCCTGATGACTGGAATTGACCACTATCCACGCAAAGTGACAGCCGCCATGGGCAAGAAGAAAATCGCCAAAAGGTCAAAGATCAAGTCTTTCGTGAAAGTACATAACTATAATCACCTTATGCCCACAAGGTACTCCGTGGACATCCCTTTGGACAAAACCATCGTCAATAAGGATGTCTTCAGAGACCCGGCCCTTAAGCGCAAGGCCCACAGAGAGGCCAAGGTCAAGTTTGAGAAGAGATACAAGACCGGCAAGAACAAGTAG